GGTGCGTATCGAATTCTTCGGCGACGAAATTGACACCATCAAGGAATTCCACGCCTCCGACCAGCGTACCTACGGCGACGGCCTCAAGACCATCTGGGCCACCGCATGCCGTGAACTGCAGCTGACCGACGCCGTGCGCACCCGCGCCAAAGCCTTGGTCGGTTCGATTCCCAATGCTGAGGACATGCTCGAATCCATCGCCAACGCCATTCCGGTCGAAGGCATGGAATCCCTGATGCCCGCACTCGTGGACCATCTGGAACCGGTGGGCTCCATGCTTCCCAAGCACGCCGTGATCCTCCTGAGCGACCCGGAGAAACTGCGCCGCTCCGCCGAAGACTTGGCAAAAACCGCGAACGAGTTCCTGGCCGCAAGCTGGCATGTGGCCGCCTCCGGCCACGGCGCCGGCGCGCCCATCAGCTTCGACGAAGCCAGCTTCCTCGACTATGCGGAAACCATCAGCTCCCTCGAATACTCCGAACATCCGGTGATTCGCCTCACCAGTTTCGGCGTGGACACCACGTTGACCGGCCATGTGCAGCTCGACGCCCAGAACCCGGCCGAATTCCGAGGGGATGAGGCCAAGGCCTCCCAAGGCATCGAAGGCCTGCTCGATGCCGGCTTCCACGTCACCATCACCGCCGCTGCGGCCGGCACCTTGGCCAGGCTCAAGCGTGCGATCAACACTACCGGCATCGCCAATTTCGACGTCATCCGCTCTCAGGCCATCGACGGCTTCGTGGACAAAGCCGCCAAAATCGCCCTGCTCACCGAACGCGACCTGACCGGCCGCACTTCAGCCGTGGCCGTGGCCAAAACGCCGAAACGCCGGCGCAAGGCCATCGACTTGGTGGAGCTCAAAAAAGGCGATTACGTGGTGCACGAGCAGCACGGCATTGGCCGGTTCATCGAAATGCGTCAGCGCACCATCGGCACCGGCGCCAACAAAACCACTCGCGAATACCTGGTCATCGAATATGCGCCTTCCAAGCGCGGCGCCCCGGCGGACAAACTGTTCATCCCCACCGACCAGCTCGACCAGGTCAGCAAATACATCGGCGCCGAAGCCCCCAAGCTCAACAAGCTCGGCGGCTCCGACTGGGCGGCCACCAAGGCCAAGGCCCGCAAGCACGTCCACGAGATCGCCGACGACCTGATCAAGCTGTACTCCGCCCGCCAGCGCGCCAAGGGCTTCGCGTTCAGCCCGGACACCCCATGGCAGAAAGAGCTGGAAGACGCCTTCCCCTATCAGGAAACCGCCGACCAGCTCACCACCATCGACGAAGTTAAATCCGACATGGAAAAGCCCGTGCCGATGGACCGCCTCATCTGCGGCGACGTGGGCTTCGGCAAAACCGAAATCGCACTGCGTGCCGCCTTCAAGGCCGTGCAGGACGGCAAGCAGGTGGCCGTGCTCGTGCCCACCACGCTGCTTGTCCAGCAGCATTACGAGACGTTCAGCGAACGATTCGAGGGTTTCCCGGTCAATGTGGCGGCCATGAGCCGATTCCAGACCACCAAAGAGATCAACGAGGCCATCGAGGGGCTGGAAACCGGCACGGTGGACGTGGTCATCGGCACGCACAAGCTGCTGAACCCGAAAATCAAGTTCAAGGATCTGGGACTCGTCATCATCGATGAGGAGCAGCGTTTCGGCGTGGAACACAAGGAGACGCTGAAAGCCCTGCGCACCAACGTGGACGTGCTGTCCCTGTCTGCCACGCCTATCCCGCGCACGCTGGAAATGGCCGTGACCGGCATTCGCGAGATGTCCACGCTCGCCACCCCGCCCGAAGACCGGTTGCCGGTGCTGACCTATGTGGGCGCCTACGAGGATGCGCAGGTCACCGCAGCCGTACGCCGCGAACTGCTGCGAGGCGGCCAGGTGTTCTATGTCCACAATCGTGTGCAGGACATCTCGTCCATCGCCGACAAGATCCACACGCTGGTGCCCGAGGCGCACGTCGGCATCGCCCACGGCAAGATGGGGGAGAAGCAGCTCGACCAGATCATCCGCGACTTCTGGCATCGCGACATCGACGTGCTCGTGTGTACCACAATCATCGAGACCGGTCTTGATATCTCCAATGCGAACACGCTGATCGTCGACCATGCCGACCGTTTCGGCTTGAGCCAGCTCCATCAGCTGCGTGGCCGCGTCGGTCGCGGCCGCGAGCGCGCGTACGCCTACTTCTTGTACGACCCGTCCAAGCCGATGACCGAGCAGTCCCATGACCGGCTCGCCACCATCGCGCAGAACACGGCGCTCGGCTCCGGTTTCGATGTGGCCATGAAGGACTTGGAATTGCGCGGCACCGGTAACCTTCTGGGCGACGAGCAGTCCGGCCATATCGAGGGCGTGGGCTTCGACCTGTACGTACGCATGGTGTCCGAAGCCGTGGAAAAGTACAAGGAGCCCGAAGAGGACGTCGAGCCGGTGGCCGTGTCCATCGACCTGCCCATCGAAGCGTCGATTCCGATCGAGTACATCGATTCGGACAAGCTGCGTCTGGAAGCGTACCGCAAGCTCGCCTCCGCCCGCAACGAGGCCGATCTGAAGGATTTGGAAGAGGAACTTACCGACCGTTACGGCAAGCCGCCGGTCGAATTCGAGACCCTGTTCGACGTGGCCCGTCTGAAGTTCAAGGCCCGCAAGCTCGGCATTTCGGAGATTCTCGCGCAATCCAACCGCGTGCGCATCGGTCGCATCGACCCGCCCGAATCCATCCAGATGCGTATGGGCCGTATTTACAAAGGCACCCAATACCGTCCGGTCACCCACCAGCTCATCGTCCCCACCCCGTTCACCGGCTCCCTGGGCCAAGGCCCCATGAGCTCCGACCAGGTAGTCCTCTGGACCAACCAGTTACTTGATGATTTGGCATGGACCCCGTCGTCAAGCAAACGGCAGAGCCGTTTGTAGACGGGGTGCGAGGCGGCAGTCGAGCCAGCTATGGCTCACCGGGCAACATCCGGTGAGCCATATTCATATTCATGCCGTCGTTTGTGACGATGATTCACCCCAGACGGAATCGTTCCGACTGTCCAGCGAGCGAGATTAAGTGACTGCTATGAGCGAAACGACTACGAACCGCACGAACCAGAGCGCGACCACGGCAACACTTGCCGGCTATGAGATTCCCCGCCTCGGCATGGGCACGATGGCGCTCGCCATCGAGGGGCGCCCCTCCAACCGTAATCAGGCAATCGAGACCATCCATGCCGCGCTCGATGCCGGAGTCCGTTATTTGGACACGGCTTGGTCCTATTATCTGCCCAGCGCACCCGGCACCGGCGAACCGGAGGATATGGGCTATGGCGAATATCTGGTCCGCGATGCTCTGCACTCGTGGCATGGCCCCAAAGATCAGGTGCTCGTAGCCACCAAAACCGGCTGGCTGCGCACGCTTGACGGCAACGGCAACTACGGCTGGCAGGCCGACGCCCGACCTGAAACCATGATCGCCAATGCCAAGGAATCAGCCCGCCGCCTCGGTGTCGATACGCTCGATCTGCTCTACTCGCACTGCAACGATCCGCAGGTGCCGTACGAAGACCAGATGGGCGCACTCAAGCAGCTCGTGGACGAAGGTGTGGCCAAAGCTGTCGGCATCTCCAGAATCGACAACGCGGACATCGAAACCGCCCACAATATTTTGGGAGATCGTCTCGTGGCCGTCCAGAACCAGTTCTCCCCGGTCCACCGCGACCCTGAGCACACGTTGGAAACCTGCGAAAAGCTCGGTTTGGCTTTTGTCTGCTGGTCGCCGCTCGGTGGATTCCTTGACCCGTTCAACGAGCATCTGTTCGACCGGTTCCGCGAAGTCGCCAAGATTCACGACTGCTCCTACCAGCGCGTCACGCTCGCGTGGGAACTTGCGCAATACCAATATCTGTTCACGATTCCCTCGGCCAGAAACCCGCAGGAGATTCAGGACTCGTTCAAAGCCAGCGAACTGAAATTGTCCGACAGTGAAATCGGCTACCTCAATGGCAAGGATGTTGACTGAGCGATTTCGTCCGTACTGCCTTGCAATCAGGCGGCACACTGGCATTGTGAGCGCTAACGCTAAATTTTGGGCGTGTTGTTCACAACGTCCACAAATCGCACTATTCTTAAGAATGTCATTCAAGATACACAACCGTTTTAAGGAGTAGTTGTGGCAGTAATTGAAAGCGTGTACGCGCGTCAGATTCTCGATTCCCGCGGCAACCCGACCGTTCAGGTCGTTCTGGACACCGAAGACGGCGCCCAGGGCCTGGGCCTGGTTCCGTCCGGCGCCTCCACCGGTGAGGCCGAGGCTTGGGAGCGTCGCGACGGCGACAAGTCCGTCTACGGCGGCAAGGGCGTTCTTAACGCGGTCAAGGCCGTGAACGAGGTCATCGCTCCGAAGGTCATCGGCATGGACGCTGCTGACCAGCGCGCTCTGGACGACCTGATGATCGAGCTCGACGGCACCCCGAACAAGGGCAAGCTGGGCGCCAACGCCATCCTGGGCGTCTCCCTGGCTGCTCTGTACGCTTCCGCCGAGTCCGCCGGCCTGCCGCTGTACCGCTACATCGGCGGCACCAACGGCCACATCCTGCCGGTCCCGAACATGAACATCATGAACGGTGGCGCTCACGCTGACTTCGCCACCGACATTCAGGAGTACATGATCTCCCCGTACGGCTTCGACACCTACTCCGAGGCTCTGCGCGCTGGCGTTGAGGTCTACCACACCCTGAAGAACGTCCTGAAGAAGGAAGGCCTGAACACCGGCCTCGGCGACGAGGGCGGCTTCGCCCCGAAGATGAAGTCCAACGAGGACTCCCTCAAGTACATCATGGACGCCATCTCCGCCGCCGGCTACGAGCCTGGCAAGCAGATCGGCATCTGCCTGGATGTCGCCTCCTCCGAGTTCTACAACAAGGAGACCGGCAAGTACCGCTTCGACGGTGAAGAGCGTGACTCCGCCTACATGCTCGACTACTACGAGAACCTCATCAACGAGTACCCGATCGTCTCCATCGAGGACCCGTTCAACGAGGAAGGCTGGGAAGACTGGGCTGCCATCACCGCTCGCCTCGGCGATCGTCTGCAGTTCGTCGGCGACGACCTGCTGGTCACCAACCCGGCTCGTCTGCAGAAGGCCATCGACCTCGGCGCCGCCAACTCCCTGCTGGTCAAGCTGAACCAGATCGGTTCCGTCACTGAGACCCTCGACGCCATCGAACTGGCCACCGCCAACGGCTACACCTCCATGGTTTCCCACCGCTCCGGCGAGACCCCGGACACCACCATCTCCGACCTGGCTGTTGCTAAGAACACCCGCCAGATCAAGACCGGTGCCCCGGCCCGTGGCGAGCGCGTTGCCAAGTACAACCGCCTGCTCGAGATCGAGGAGGAGCTCGGCTCCACCGCTCAGTACGCCGGCTACAGCGCCTTCAAGGCCTGCAAGAAGTACCTGGCCAAGTGAGCTGAAACGCCCGTAAAGGCGTGAGTTTCCACTGAAGCTCGATACCCGTCGTATTCGTCAAGTCGAATGCGGCGGGTATTTTCGTGTGACATGAGCAAGTCGTCCCGTACCGGCAAACCTGGCAAAACCGGCAAAGCACGAGTTAGGAAAAAAGGGTCGGCGGGGCCTATAGCGTTCTTCGTCTCCCTGTTCATTATCGCCCTTGGCACCATCCAGCTGGTCTCCACCTTCCACACCTATGCCCTGAACCTGGCCGAACTCAATGGTCTCAAGCGTGAGGAGGCTTCGCTGATCGCCAAAAAGCAGGAGTTGGAAAACGACATCAAGCGTTGGGATGACAAGGCCTACATCACCGCCCAGGCCCGTGAACGCCTCGGCTTCGTATTCCCCGGCGAACAGGCCGTGCGTGTGCTTCATCCCGAAGCCGTGACCGGCTCCGATAGCGAATCCCAGAAAACGGAAGATTCCAGTAGCAGCAACAAAAAAGTCCTGCCATGGTACAGCGAACTGTCTTACTCGCTCAAAAAGGCCGATGAGCCTGTGACCGATAGCGAGTCCGGCAAATCCGATATTTCCGGTTCCTCTGACTCGTCATCCAACGACTCATCCAAGCGGTCCGATAAGTCAGACCAGAACACCCAATCCGATCAGAACACCCAACAGAATACCCAACAGAACACAGGGGAGGGAACCCAACAGTGACCATCGATATCGCCGCCAAGGCCAAGGCCCTTGTCGATACCGTGCTTGCCGAGCCCGCCAACGATCATGACATCGACCTGGTGCAGCGTCAGCTCGGCCGATACCCGCGCGGCATGGTCGCCGTGGGGGCGCGATGCGTCTGCGGTAGGCCACTTGCCGTAATCACCCGTCCGGTGTTGCCCGGCGGAATCCCTTTCCCCACCACGTGCTATCTGACCGGTCCGGAAGCCGTCAAGGCCGCCTCCCATGTCGAGGCCGCCGGCGTGATGCAGCAATACAACGACATGTTGGCCTCGGACGAGGAGCTCAAGGCCGCATATGAGCAGGCCCATAACCTGTATCTGGCATTCCGCCACGAACTGGCAGGACGTCTTGGCGACAGTGAGGAGCATATTGAAGGCACTTCGGCCGGCGGCATGCCGGTGCGCGTCAAGTGCCTGCATGCCCTGCTGGCCCAATCCCTGGTTATGGGACCGGGCGTCAACCCCATTGGCGATTTGGTACTGGAACGCGTCAAAGACGAATTCGATCCGACCGTCTGCCGCTGCACGCTGGACGATTGATCAACAGATGAGCCAGCGCGAACAGTCCATTCATACGCACTAAGGGATACGAGGAGAAGGCAATGAGCAAGGAATCCGTAACCGTCGCCGGCATTGATTGCGGCACGAACTCCATTCGACTGAAAATCGCACGTGTCGATGCCGATGGCATGCATGAGGTGGTGCCGCGCATCCTGCGTGTGATCCGTCTCGGCCAGGATGTGGACAAGACCCATCGTTTTGCCGACGAAGCGTTGGAACGCGCCTATGTGGCCGCTCGGGAATTCGCCGGTGTGATTGCCGAACATCCCATCGACGGCCTGCGTTTCGTTGCCACCTCTGCAACTCGTGACGCGGAAAACCGTGAGGAGTTCGAGGATGAGATCGAACGTATCCTCGGCGTGCGCCCCGAAGTCATTCCCGGCACCGAAGAAGCCGACCTGAGCTTCCTTGGTGCCACTTCCGTGGTCAATCGCGACGATCTGCCCGCCCCCTATCTGGTGGTTGATCTCGGCGGCGGGTCCACCGAGCTGGTCATCGGTGGCGACGGCGTCAGTGCGCCCACTACCCAGGTTCAGGGCGCGTTTTCCATGAACATCGGTTCCGTGCGCATGACCGAACGTCATCTGACCAATGATCCGCCGACCCAGACACAGATCGATGAGGCCGTTGCGGACGTCGATGAACATATCGATGAGGCCTTCCGCACCGTGGACGCAGGCAAGGCCCGTACCATCATTGGCGTGTCCGGCACGGTGACCACGATGACCGCCTTGGCCATGGGATTGAAGGAATACGACCACACCGTGGTCGACGGGCATCGGTTGAGCCTTGAAGACGCCTATGCCGTGGACGACAAGTTCCTTAGGATGACGCGCGCCGAGCGCCGCGAATACAAGACCATCCACCCCGGCCGTATCGATGTGGTCGGCGGCGGCGCTGTGGTCTGGAGCCGTGTGCTGGCGCGTGTCAGCGAAGCCGCCAAGGCCGATCATGGTGAAGCCATCGATTCGTTCGTTGCCAGCGAACACGGTCTGCTGGACGGCATTGTGCTCGATTATGGTCGCCGGTTGCTGGCTCAATAGCGTAAGTGGTAAGTGCCTCCAGCGGGCTGAGCCGTTAAGCAAACAGCCCGGTGGGCTGTTTGTAGGCGAGGGGAGCGGCTATGCCGCGACGGCTGCACGAAGTGCAGCAACCCGCAAGCAATGCTCAGGGCAGGAGATAGCTTATAATAGAAAAGTTGGCCTCCGTGGCGAAATGGTATACGCAGTCGACTTAAAATCGATCGCTTCGGCTTGTGGGTTCGAGTCCCACCGGAGGCACCTTGAAATCGGCCTGTGGCCGATGCCGTTTTGCGGCTGTGCCGTGGTCTCTCCCCAGTCGGCTTCGCCGACAGCCCCCCTCGTCAGAGGGGGCTCGCAGCTCACTATGTGGAGAGCTCATAAGGCCGAAACAAAAGGCCGTTAGGCTATGTGGCGTTGTGACGATGTACCTGATGAAACGAGGAATCCACATGGCTTCACGCTGGACCGATGTCGAACGAGTCGAACAAGGCGCCCTGCCCACCATGCTTGCCCAAGCCGTCATTGCGGGCACTGCACTCACCGTTGGTGCCATCGCCTGCTCGGGATTCTATCTGTCCATGATCGGCAATGTGGCCGCACTCCTGCCATGGGCGACTATCGTGATACTGATCGCCGTGGCGTTCACCTACATCGTCGGCTTCGCCCTGTTGTGGTGTGCCGAAGCCCTGACCCTGCGTGCCAACGACAAACTCAAGCCATGGCTGTACGGCGTCGTCGGATTAATCGGCTACGGCGTGTGGGGCATGTTCGTGATGAGCGCGATGATGAACACGCTGAACCAGCCGCTGAACGGCGTGGTGTTGTCGAACGGCGATGTGATGGCCCTGACCGTCAACTACGCGGTGTTCGGCTTCATCGCCTTCCTGTTGGCACAGGCGTACGCGCCCAAAATCGCCACCAAGAAGGGACTGACCATCGGGCTGATGGTGGTGCAGATCGTATTGGCCATCATCGGTATCATCGTACTGGTCATGATGTTCTCCGCACTGTCTCACTGACTGACTTATCGCTCGCCGGCACGACGCGCGCGGCCATCATCGCACAAGGCGAAAGCGATTCCGGGCGCTGGGCTGGGATACGATATCGTGATGGCATGACGCCTGGTAACACCGGCATGCCGAACCAGCAGGGGAGAAGGAGCCAAATGTTCAGTGTGCTTGACATGTTCACCATCGGCGTCGGACCTTCATCCTCGCACACCGTAGGCCCGATGGTCGCGGCACATGCTTTCGCCTCCTCGTTGCAGGCCGACCATTTGGTCGATCGCACCGCACGTGTCAAAATCACGCTTTATGGTTCTCTGGCGCTGACCGGTCTCGGCCACGGCACCGATCGTGCTACGATGGCCGGGCTCGAAGGCAATCTGCCGGCCACCGTGGATACCGACCACATGATGCACATCCGCGAGATCTGCGCGTTGGACGATACTCTGAACCTCGCCGGCCTCAAACGCATCCATTTCGACTACGACCGTGACGTGGTGTTCGAACAATGGAAGCGCATGGCCGCGCACCCCAATGGCATGCGATTCCAGGCGTTCGACGCCGCCGCAAGCTTGGTCGACGAACAGGTCTGGTATTCCATCGGCGGCGGATTCGTGCGCAAAGGCGCTCCCGAAGACCCGATGATCGGCATTCATGAACGCCCTCCGGAAGGCGCCTCCTTTGCCGATGCGGACGAGTCATCATCCACTGATTTCGGCGTCGAGGCACCCTACCCGTTCTCATCATGCACTGAACTGGTG
This DNA window, taken from Bifidobacterium longum subsp. longum JCM 1217, encodes the following:
- the mfd gene encoding transcription-repair coupling factor; its protein translation is MAGEATHPDLINGSLAGILSELEQDKTFLKLAAGDIEASDDVDNSVLAGIPEGLRPALAAAIGQGVAGKPGKPVVLVVASGREAEETVGSLRSWYDGDPNDIAQLEAWETLPHERLSPRADTVASRMAVFRRLKHPSDTDSMFGPIRILVMPIRSLIQPVVQGLGDVEPLVFTVGEDLPLDEAAKRLIENAYTRVDLVMDRGEFAVRGGILDVFPPTAPHPVRIEFFGDEIDTIKEFHASDQRTYGDGLKTIWATACRELQLTDAVRTRAKALVGSIPNAEDMLESIANAIPVEGMESLMPALVDHLEPVGSMLPKHAVILLSDPEKLRRSAEDLAKTANEFLAASWHVAASGHGAGAPISFDEASFLDYAETISSLEYSEHPVIRLTSFGVDTTLTGHVQLDAQNPAEFRGDEAKASQGIEGLLDAGFHVTITAAAAGTLARLKRAINTTGIANFDVIRSQAIDGFVDKAAKIALLTERDLTGRTSAVAVAKTPKRRRKAIDLVELKKGDYVVHEQHGIGRFIEMRQRTIGTGANKTTREYLVIEYAPSKRGAPADKLFIPTDQLDQVSKYIGAEAPKLNKLGGSDWAATKAKARKHVHEIADDLIKLYSARQRAKGFAFSPDTPWQKELEDAFPYQETADQLTTIDEVKSDMEKPVPMDRLICGDVGFGKTEIALRAAFKAVQDGKQVAVLVPTTLLVQQHYETFSERFEGFPVNVAAMSRFQTTKEINEAIEGLETGTVDVVIGTHKLLNPKIKFKDLGLVIIDEEQRFGVEHKETLKALRTNVDVLSLSATPIPRTLEMAVTGIREMSTLATPPEDRLPVLTYVGAYEDAQVTAAVRRELLRGGQVFYVHNRVQDISSIADKIHTLVPEAHVGIAHGKMGEKQLDQIIRDFWHRDIDVLVCTTIIETGLDISNANTLIVDHADRFGLSQLHQLRGRVGRGRERAYAYFLYDPSKPMTEQSHDRLATIAQNTALGSGFDVAMKDLELRGTGNLLGDEQSGHIEGVGFDLYVRMVSEAVEKYKEPEEDVEPVAVSIDLPIEASIPIEYIDSDKLRLEAYRKLASARNEADLKDLEEELTDRYGKPPVEFETLFDVARLKFKARKLGISEILAQSNRVRIGRIDPPESIQMRMGRIYKGTQYRPVTHQLIVPTPFTGSLGQGPMSSDQVVLWTNQLLDDLAWTPSSSKRQSRL
- a CDS encoding aldo/keto reductase produces the protein MSETTTNRTNQSATTATLAGYEIPRLGMGTMALAIEGRPSNRNQAIETIHAALDAGVRYLDTAWSYYLPSAPGTGEPEDMGYGEYLVRDALHSWHGPKDQVLVATKTGWLRTLDGNGNYGWQADARPETMIANAKESARRLGVDTLDLLYSHCNDPQVPYEDQMGALKQLVDEGVAKAVGISRIDNADIETAHNILGDRLVAVQNQFSPVHRDPEHTLETCEKLGLAFVCWSPLGGFLDPFNEHLFDRFREVAKIHDCSYQRVTLAWELAQYQYLFTIPSARNPQEIQDSFKASELKLSDSEIGYLNGKDVD
- the eno gene encoding phosphopyruvate hydratase → MAVIESVYARQILDSRGNPTVQVVLDTEDGAQGLGLVPSGASTGEAEAWERRDGDKSVYGGKGVLNAVKAVNEVIAPKVIGMDAADQRALDDLMIELDGTPNKGKLGANAILGVSLAALYASAESAGLPLYRYIGGTNGHILPVPNMNIMNGGAHADFATDIQEYMISPYGFDTYSEALRAGVEVYHTLKNVLKKEGLNTGLGDEGGFAPKMKSNEDSLKYIMDAISAAGYEPGKQIGICLDVASSEFYNKETGKYRFDGEERDSAYMLDYYENLINEYPIVSIEDPFNEEGWEDWAAITARLGDRLQFVGDDLLVTNPARLQKAIDLGAANSLLVKLNQIGSVTETLDAIELATANGYTSMVSHRSGETPDTTISDLAVAKNTRQIKTGAPARGERVAKYNRLLEIEEELGSTAQYAGYSAFKACKKYLAK
- a CDS encoding FtsB family cell division protein, with translation MSKSSRTGKPGKTGKARVRKKGSAGPIAFFVSLFIIALGTIQLVSTFHTYALNLAELNGLKREEASLIAKKQELENDIKRWDDKAYITAQARERLGFVFPGEQAVRVLHPEAVTGSDSESQKTEDSSSSNKKVLPWYSELSYSLKKADEPVTDSESGKSDISGSSDSSSNDSSKRSDKSDQNTQSDQNTQQNTQQNTGEGTQQ
- a CDS encoding DUF501 domain-containing protein; this translates as MTIDIAAKAKALVDTVLAEPANDHDIDLVQRQLGRYPRGMVAVGARCVCGRPLAVITRPVLPGGIPFPTTCYLTGPEAVKAASHVEAAGVMQQYNDMLASDEELKAAYEQAHNLYLAFRHELAGRLGDSEEHIEGTSAGGMPVRVKCLHALLAQSLVMGPGVNPIGDLVLERVKDEFDPTVCRCTLDD
- a CDS encoding Ppx/GppA phosphatase family protein, with product MSKESVTVAGIDCGTNSIRLKIARVDADGMHEVVPRILRVIRLGQDVDKTHRFADEALERAYVAAREFAGVIAEHPIDGLRFVATSATRDAENREEFEDEIERILGVRPEVIPGTEEADLSFLGATSVVNRDDLPAPYLVVDLGGGSTELVIGGDGVSAPTTQVQGAFSMNIGSVRMTERHLTNDPPTQTQIDEAVADVDEHIDEAFRTVDAGKARTIIGVSGTVTTMTALAMGLKEYDHTVVDGHRLSLEDAYAVDDKFLRMTRAERREYKTIHPGRIDVVGGGAVVWSRVLARVSEAAKADHGEAIDSFVASEHGLLDGIVLDYGRRLLAQ